ATCTGTGGACCAACCTGTGCGGTATCGCCATCGATAGCCTGGCGTCCGGTGATAAGTAGGTCGAACTCAAGCTTACGAAGCGCACCTGCAAGCGCATGCGAGGTAGCCAAGGTATCGGCACCTGCAAACTTGCGGTCAGTAAGTAGGATGGCACGGTCAGCGCCCATGGCAAATGCCTCACGCAGCACGGCATCGGCCTGAGGTGGTCCCATGGTGATTACAGTTACGTGTGCGCCATGCTTCTCCTTTAACTCCAGCGCCATTTCTAGCCCGCTCTTATCGTCAGGGTTCATAATGCTGGCAACTCCATCGCGGATAAGCGTTCCCGTGGTTGGGTTTATCTTGATTTCGGTAGTATTGGGTACTTGCTTAATGCAAACTACAATTTTCATCGTCATTCGTTTTTGAATTCTACTTAAATAGTGAAGCAGCAATTACCATGCGCTGTACCTCAGAGGTGCCTTCGTAGATCTCGGTGATCTTGGCGTCGCGCATCATGCGCTCTACTGGATATTCGCGGGTGTAGCCGTATCCACCATGGAACTGAACTGCCTTATTGGTAACCTCCATTGCCGTTTCGGCAGCAAAAAGCTTAGCCATGGCAGCATCAACAGTGTAGGGGAGGCCAGCATCCTTTTTATAGGCAGCCTGACGTACCAAAAGGCGAGCAGCCTGAGTCTTGGTTTCAAGATCGGCCATTTGGAACTGGGTGTTTTGGAATGCGGCGATAGACTTGCCAAACTGCTTACGCTCCTTCGAGTACTTTACTGTTTCGTTGATGGCTCCTTGAGCGATGCCTAGAGCCTGAGCTGCAATACCAATACGACCACCGTCGAGGGTCTTCATGGCGATGCCGAACCCTCCATGAAGTTTGCCCAGCATGTTTGCCTTTGGAACAATGCAGTTCTCCATAATCAGCTCGCAGGTTGCCGATCCACGGATACCCATCTTCTTTTCCTTCTTTCCAACCGAGAATCCTGGGAAATCTTTTTCTACAATAAAGGCAGAAATGCCTTTTACACCCTTCGACTTATCGGTCATGGCAAAAATGATGTACACATGACCATATTCGGCGTTGGTGATAAATATCTTGCTTCCGTTTAGGATGTAGCTATCGCCATCTTCAACAGCTGTTGTTTGCTGCGACGAGGCATCGGTTCCGGCATTGGGTTCGGTAAGACCAAAAGCACCAATCCATTCTCCAGATGCAAGCTTTGGAAGGTATTTGCGCTTTTGTTCTTCTGTTCCGTTCTCCATAATTGGCGCAGCGCAAAGCGATGTGTGCGCCGATACAATTACACCTGTAGTTGCACAAGCTGCCGAAAGCTCCTCTACCGCCATGCTGTAAAGCTGGTTAGTTCCACCTGCTCCTCCGTATTCAACTGGAACAGGTATTCCCATCAACCCCAACTTGGCCATTTTCTTTACCGTTTCGATAGGGAAAAACTCTTGCTCATCGACTTCGGCGGCAAGCGGCTTCACCTCTTTTTCGGCAAATTCCCTAATCATCTGAAGAAATAGGGTCTCCGTTTTTGTTAAGCTAAAATCCATGCTGTTATTTCGTTTAAATCAAATCCGTTGCTATAAAAAAATCCAAATCCAATACTGTGAATACTGGATTTGGATTTATGTTAC
This genomic window from Acetobacteroides hydrogenigenes contains:
- a CDS encoding electron transfer flavoprotein subunit beta/FixA family protein, with product MKIVVCIKQVPNTTEIKINPTTGTLIRDGVASIMNPDDKSGLEMALELKEKHGAHVTVITMGPPQADAVLREAFAMGADRAILLTDRKFAGADTLATSHALAGALRKLEFDLLITGRQAIDGDTAQVGPQIAEHLDLPQVTYLEQIEFDGDKTFTVRRATEEGFQILEVESPCVVTVLSSANQPRYMSVRGVVEAYNREVETWGADNIDVEEGVLGLKGSPTRVHKAFTRGVKAPGEQYEVDAEEAVGIIIRKLKEKFIL
- a CDS encoding acyl-CoA dehydrogenase, translating into MDFSLTKTETLFLQMIREFAEKEVKPLAAEVDEQEFFPIETVKKMAKLGLMGIPVPVEYGGAGGTNQLYSMAVEELSAACATTGVIVSAHTSLCAAPIMENGTEEQKRKYLPKLASGEWIGAFGLTEPNAGTDASSQQTTAVEDGDSYILNGSKIFITNAEYGHVYIIFAMTDKSKGVKGISAFIVEKDFPGFSVGKKEKKMGIRGSATCELIMENCIVPKANMLGKLHGGFGIAMKTLDGGRIGIAAQALGIAQGAINETVKYSKERKQFGKSIAAFQNTQFQMADLETKTQAARLLVRQAAYKKDAGLPYTVDAAMAKLFAAETAMEVTNKAVQFHGGYGYTREYPVERMMRDAKITEIYEGTSEVQRMVIAASLFK